CACCGCCTGTCCCGGTCCGGGGCTGGAATCGATGACGCTCTCGGTCCGCGTGCCCGTCACCGGGTTGGCGGTGAACAGCACGCCCGCCGTGCCGGCGTCGACCATTTGTTGAACGACGACGGCGAGTCCCGCCTCGCGGTTGCTGATCCCGTTCGCTGTGCGGTAAGCCACCGCACGGTCCGTCCACAGCGACGCCCAGCAGCGCCGGACGGCCTGGACGACGGCGTCGGCGCCGATGACATCCATGAAGGAGTCCTGCTGCCCGGCGAAGCTGGCAAAGGGCAGGTCCTCAGCGGTGGCGGACGAACGGACCGCCACCGGAGCGTCGCCCATCGCGGCATAGGCCCCGCGGACAGCGGCCTCGACGTCGGCCGGAACCTGTGCTGCGGCCATCGCCTCGCGGGCTTGCCGCGCGAGGCCGTCCCGCTGGTCGTCCGGCAGCCCGGGAGCGCCGTCGTACTTTTTCGCCCCGTCCAGGCCGTTCGCCCCGTCCAGGCGGGCGGCGATGTAGTCCAGTTCCGCCGGCGCGGCCATCCGGTAGCCCGTTGTGGTCAGGCAGAATCCCGCCGGAACCGGAAAGCCTGCGGCGGCGAGTTTGCCGAGGTTCAGGGCCTTGCCGCCCACGAGCGCCAGCGATCCTGATGCCAGCTCGGCAAGATCGACCACCAGGCTGTTCCCGGCGCCGCTGGCCGGCGCCGGAGCGGGGCTGACGTGAGCCATGTCCGGCTCCTAGCCGTTTTCCGCGGCCTCTCCGTTGTCCTCCCACATGACATCCAGGTTGCGGAAGATCAGCGGTCCGTCGCACAGCGCCGCCATCTTCGCGGCGAACTCCGACGTCTCCGGCCGGTTGGAATTCTCCATCGCCGATTCATAGGAATCGAAGTCGACGATGGTGAAGTAGGTCCCGGGGCGGTCCCTGTCGGCCGTGGCCACGATGCGGCGGAACGTGGGCGGAGTGCCTCCCTCGGTCCGTGACGGCCGGCCCAGCTGCTCTATCTCCTCGATGCGGGAGGTCTGGAATTCGATGATCTGCACAAACCCGGCCATGACGGCTCCTCGACGGCGGTGGATGCTGATGCGGATCAGGCTAGACCCGGCGGCGGGGGAGCGCAAAGGGGAGAAATGCCCTACTTTGCGGTCCGGTTCCTGCGCCGACTACGGAGTATGGATCCCGCGGACCGTGCGGTTGCGGCCGAGCGATTTGGCCCGGTACAAGGCCGCGTCCGCCGTTGCGATCAGCTCATCAAGGCCGGACGTTCCTTTGCCGATAGGGGCGATGCCGTAACTGACCGTGGGCATCCGGGAACCGTCCGGGCCCCGGACCGCTTCGAGCTGCTTGTTGATCTCCGCGGTGATGGCCTCTGCCCGGTCCGGGCTCACACCGGGCAGCAGGAAGATGAATTCCTCGCCGCCGTAGCGTCCCACGAGGTCGGTTGAGCGGACCGTCTCGTTGCAGGCGGAGGCGAACGACTGAAGCGCGGCGTCGCCGGCCGCGTGGCCGTAGGTGTCGTTGACGGCCTTGAAGTGGTCCAGGTCGGCCAGCACCAGGGTGCCGAGCGCACGGGTGTGCCGCAGCCGCAGCAGCTCCTCGGAGGCGAGGTCCAGGAACGCCGCCCGGTTGAGCAGCCCCGTGAGGCCGTCCTGGGTGGCCACCGCCCGGAGCGCGCGTGTCTGCTGTTCGCTGCTGAGCGCCGCCATGCTGAAGGACACCACCACCAGCAGCACCATGGTCACCAGGGTGGTCACCGCGGAGCCGAAATAGGTGACGAAGATCCGGCCGTCCGGGCCTTCAGCCAGATATACGACCAGCCGGCAGAAGTAGTAGGCGGCGAAGAAAGCCGCCGCGATGGCCAGCGGAATCCGGACCCGGGAGTAACCGGGCTCCAACCGCCAGAGTTCGCGGGACGCCAGGCCCAGCATCAGCCCCATCAGGGCAAGGAAGACCGCGCCTCCGGCCCAGATGTTAACCCCCGGGTTTTCCAGGGCTGATGACACCGTCACCACGGCGGGACCCGCCGCCAGTTGCCAGGAACGCGGCCGTGCTGCCCGCAGGGACCGGGCACCGGCCCAGACGCATGCTCCGCCGGCAACCAGCAGGCAGTTCCCCAGCGGATTGGCCCACACCTGCTGCGGTGTTCCGTTGAAGAGGTAGGCCGCTGAACCGGCGAGGAATAGCGTCAGCGCCACGCACCACCAGGCGCTGTAAGGGGACCGCGTGCTCCGGTACGCAGCGAAGTAGAACAGGAGCGCCAACGTGAACGCAACAATGGCGAAGGCAACCCGGAGGGTCAAGGTGTCAAGTTGCATTCAGTTCCCCCAGTTCGCAACCAATGCGAAGACCCGGACCGTTCCCGGACCGAGTCCCTACGCAGACTTAGTATCGCATTCCGAGCCCCTGGCGGGTCAGGGCGTGAGCAGCACCTTGATGGCGCGGCGTTCGTCCATGGCCTTGTAGGCTTGCGGCGCCTCCTCCAGCGGCATGACGGAGTCAAACACGCGCCCGGGGTTGATGCTGCCGGCCAGCACATCCGCCAGCAGTTCGGGGATGTAGGTTCGGGCGGGTGCCATGCCGCCGGCGATGGAAACGTTGGAGTCGAACAGGTAGCGCAGCGGGACCTCGCCCCCGCCGGTGGGGACGCCCACGAAGCCAAGCGCCCCGCCCGGACGGACGCAATGCAGGGCCTGCTCCATGGATTCCTTGGTGCCCACGCATTCCAGCACCGAATCGGCCAGCACGCCTCCCAGCAACGCACGGACCTTGGCCACGCCGTCGTCGCCCCGTTCCTCCACGATGTCCGTGGCGCCGAACTCCCGGGCCAGCGCCTGCCGGTCCGCGTGGCGGGACATGGCAATGATGCGCTCGGCCCCGAGCCGCTTGGCCGCAAGGACACCGCAAAGCCCGACGGCGCCGTCGCCCACCACTACGACGGTCCGGCCCGGCGCCACCTTCGCGGACAGCGCCGCGTGGTGGCCGGTGGCCATGACGTCGGACAGCGTCAGCAGGTTGGCCGTCAGTTCAGCATCCGGTTCGGTGACGCCCGGCACCTTGACCAGGGTGCTCTCGGCAAGAGGAACACGGACGGCCTGCCCCTGGCCGCCGTCGATCTTGTGGCCGGTGTCGTCCCGGCCTCCCCAGCCGGCCAGGTGGTCGCAGGCAACGGTGACGCCGTTGAGGCATTGCGGGCACTCGCCGCAGCTGACCACGAAGGGTGCGATGACGAAATCACCCACCGCCAGCTCAGTCACCCCTTCGCCGGTACTCTCCACCACGCCGACGAATTCGTGGCCGATGGCTGTGGGCCTGCGGGTCGGCCTGACGCCGCGGTACGGCCACAGGTCCGAGCCGCAGACGCAGGACGCAGTCACCTTGACCACCACGTCCGTGGGCAGCTGGATGGTGGGGTAGTCCCGGTCTTCAACCCGGATGTCTCCAGGGCCGTGGATGATGGTGGCGCGCATGGGGGCTCCTTTGAACGAGTGCTGGGCTAGGACTGAGTCTAAACCCGGCTCCGGGCGGCCGGTCATTCCTTCGGCTCGGTCCCCTCCCGGCCGCCGAGCAGCCCCAGGGCACCTGCGACTGCCTCCCTCCGCCTGGTCGAGGCGAGCCCCAGGTGATAAAGGTGAAGCTCGGTGCAGCCCTCGTCCAGTAGTGCCTTCCATTCCTGCGAGAGGGCACGGCTGTCTGCGGACTTCGGCGGCAGCGCGAGCACGTAGGCGCCGGTTGCAGCCGCTGGCGCATCGCTCCGGAAGGACCTCAGCGCCGCGGCGCTGTCCGTTGCGGCACCCCAGCAGGGCAGCACCGCCGTCGCGCCCGGAAAGCTCTCCCACAGTTTGCTGCGCTCCAGCGCGCGCAGGGACGCGAACGGCCCGGAGGACCAAGGGTCCGGGGAGGCATGGATCGAAAGCCGGACGTCCGGCCATGCTGCAGCCTCCGTCAGGACACCGTCCAGGAGCGTGGCAGTGGCATCCCACCGGCACTCCAGGAGCGGGACGAACCCGTCTGCATCACAGCCCGCTCCCAACTGCAGGCGGTGATTCCCACCGGCTTCCATGGAATCGGACAGCACCGCGGATCTGACTTTCGCTGCCAGGACGCCGGCATCCATGCCCCGGCGTCCATAACCGCTACGGCATGCGTCGCAGAAGCAAAGGGAAAGCAGGGCCTGGACCCACGGCGAGTAGTCCGCCCCCTCTGTCTTTTCATGCTGGTTCTGGTGGCTGAAGCCGAGGGGCCCGGCGGCCTCAAGCACCAGGCCGTCCGGATTGCCGTGCCGGAGCACCTGGCCCACAATCGTTCGTGCGTACTTGCGGACCGCCTCGTTCGAGGGACACAGGGCATGGAGGTAGGTTTCCCCAAAAGCGTTGCGGACGCACAACTGCGGATGCCTTGCGCCCAGGGAGCTGGAGTGGGTGAGGACCGTCCAGGCATCCACCGGAACACCTGCGGACCGCAGCTGCCGGGCAGCTTCGCCAAAGGCATCACTGGTTCCGGTCCAGCCCGTGCCCTCCGCGGG
Above is a window of Arthrobacter sp. FB24 DNA encoding:
- a CDS encoding GGDEF domain-containing protein → MQLDTLTLRVAFAIVAFTLALLFYFAAYRSTRSPYSAWWCVALTLFLAGSAAYLFNGTPQQVWANPLGNCLLVAGGACVWAGARSLRAARPRSWQLAAGPAVVTVSSALENPGVNIWAGGAVFLALMGLMLGLASRELWRLEPGYSRVRIPLAIAAAFFAAYYFCRLVVYLAEGPDGRIFVTYFGSAVTTLVTMVLLVVVSFSMAALSSEQQTRALRAVATQDGLTGLLNRAAFLDLASEELLRLRHTRALGTLVLADLDHFKAVNDTYGHAAGDAALQSFASACNETVRSTDLVGRYGGEEFIFLLPGVSPDRAEAITAEINKQLEAVRGPDGSRMPTVSYGIAPIGKGTSGLDELIATADAALYRAKSLGRNRTVRGIHTP
- a CDS encoding zinc-dependent alcohol dehydrogenase family protein — translated: MRATIIHGPGDIRVEDRDYPTIQLPTDVVVKVTASCVCGSDLWPYRGVRPTRRPTAIGHEFVGVVESTGEGVTELAVGDFVIAPFVVSCGECPQCLNGVTVACDHLAGWGGRDDTGHKIDGGQGQAVRVPLAESTLVKVPGVTEPDAELTANLLTLSDVMATGHHAALSAKVAPGRTVVVVGDGAVGLCGVLAAKRLGAERIIAMSRHADRQALAREFGATDIVEERGDDGVAKVRALLGGVLADSVLECVGTKESMEQALHCVRPGGALGFVGVPTGGGEVPLRYLFDSNVSIAGGMAPARTYIPELLADVLAGSINPGRVFDSVMPLEEAPQAYKAMDERRAIKVLLTP